TTATAGGTAGTAGTCGTAGTCGTCTTAGCTGTTTTGAAAGTCAAATCTCAaccatttgtttcttttataatcTGACGGTTGTTTTGATGTGAAATACACATACACACACGACGACTAATGAATAGTAACATCTCCCTCGTTCTTTGATGCAGATTTCAGAGAAAGacagcgagagagagagaaacatcTTATCAAAAACCAAAGCTATCTCCGAGCCAGACTCCCTCGTTTTGTTTTCACTGGGTTTCGAGCTGTTATTATCACTAGTCAGTCTATCTTATAGTCTTTGACTTTTTGGAGACGCCTTTTCTTTCGAGAGTttcaagaagaggaagaagagaagagaagcttTTGGttcctttttggttttttgagtctcaattagtttttcttcttcgaCGATGACAACTGTGGTTTCGAAGACAATCGGCGTCGTTTTGGTGATGATCTTCTTGCTCGCTATACTACTATCCACGTTTTCATTTTCCTCTGGTTCGTccctgattttttatttacttttatggATTCCGACGAAAAcgaatgatttatttttattttttaaattattgtcgTGGTCGGTTCTGCTTTGGTTTTAATATGCTTTAGTGGATTGGGGACCTCTCCTTCTGGGACATCAGGGGTTCTCTATGTTTGttccatttgttttcttttttataaaatccaaaataccTGATCGATCTTATCTGTTTTCATTCTTCTAATTGATCAATTGTTTTTAACAATTTCCAGGTTTGGCTAAAGATGAAGGTGGATTCATGGGTTCGTCGAGTCACGTATTTCTTCACGAGGGAGGGAACTACACGGTCCCTGCCCTACATCGCAAGCTCCTTGTTCGCTGTAAGGTTtcatattttgtgatttttctttttcatttcaaaaaataaaaatttagtggttttttatttttattaatattttcgaAATGAAATAAATGGGGATCAAAAGAATTGTGGGTGggtttttgattgttttgagcGTAGGTTGATTGTTGTGAGGGGCCGGTCCTGAAAACTATCAGTCTTCGACACTCCATTTGTTTACAAGTGaaacaacttttatttatttttctagcacGTAATTATCGTCGTCTCATTATTCAGATGTGCGTACGATATATTTGTCAGAGGGGCAcgtctgtgtttttttttttttgttgcgtCTCATGCTAACGTGCACCGCTGGCAAACTGTGGTCCCCTGCTCTCCGCCCTTCTTCAACAATTGGGTTCTTGAGAGTATCTTCTTGATGGAATTTAGAATCCCTTCGTGTTTCTGACACCTTttattagtctttttttttaaaagtttgcgATCAGTGCCTTGGCAAATTGTTTTGGGACATGCCAGTTGGGATTGATCTTGCATGGTTAaactattttatgtttattacgAAGAGAGTGAGCCAAAAGATTTGATCGGGTTTTCGATTTCAATGAAAGTGGATGTACATGGGGAAGGGAAACGTTGAACTTTGAATAGAGGAGGCATCATGCACCCCTACCCTAATCTAGccttttgagttaattttgtcTGTTCCTTTTTCCTATATAATTCCTGTGATTCACCtccaaaaagtattttttgtctGCTGACGATTCCCTTATTGGTGGGTCAGCTGGTTGTGTTCACATTACGTTTCAACGAGGCTGCCAAGTGTGCGAGCacctttaaatatatataaaaagagaacaTAGCTTTCACTATCatggaatttaataaaaaaactaactttttttttccttttttgcatCTGCTTTACGCAGCAATGGCAATGGAGGAGCCTAACAGGATAGGAGAAAAGTGTACCAGCGCTGATATAGTGGTAAGTCAGGGACCCACAGCCCCTCTTTCCAGTGGCATACCTACGTACACTGTTCAGATCATGAACATGTGTGCCACCGGCTGTGACATCTCCGGAATTCACCTCAACTGTGGCTGGTTCAGCTCTGTTCGCCTCATCGACCCCAAGATATTCAAGCGCCTTCGCTACAATGACTGCCTTGTTAACGACGGAAAGCCTTTGGTAACCGGCGGCACTCTCACCTTTGAATATGCCAACACATTCTCTTACCCTCTGGGAGTCTCTTCTATAGTTTGTCATTGAAGAACATACGAAGACCAAAAGGTAGTACGTATCTCTAACAATAACAAGCAGCATTATCATTTAGCACCCACAACGGGATTTTGGTCAAGCACTCACTGCCCTTAGGGAGGCCGTTGTGTATTTTGTGGGTCTTTAATCCACTTGGCTGGATGGACATTTTTTGGGGATATTGGATAGTTTGATCAGAGGTTTAGGATACGGTATAGAGAGTGAAAGAGGGCCAAGCAATTGGaggtgattttgattttttgttttggggtgACCTATCTGTATATAGTTTATATACTAGCTAGTTAGTATATTGTAGTTGATATTGGATGGTGAGACATGCCAAGATTTGGAAGTGTGATTAGAGAATGTTTTGTCTTGTTCGTTCGTTATGGATAGATAAATGGTTTCGGCTGGCTCATGTGCTGCATCTGTTTTACTcttgttttttgatataatatcatCACTGCAAGCACACTGGCATGTTTTATCTTCTGTGGATCTGCGTAGTGTGTATTCTTTAAGCAAGTTACAGTAAGATATTAATGCATCTTTTTAGGTCCTGGATTTTATGAGTACGAGTCTTCTCATGTTATTAAAAGTAAAGTTTATacagttgttaattttaaaattaaagctGAGTTTGAGTTTTTTCAGGTTATTAAAAATTTCCACATGGTTGTGAACTTTAAAACTCTTGAAATTAGTTGAAAAATTCATAGTTACCctgaatatattaattaaaaaaaaaatctcatgatTAATTCCGCAACCTCTCTTGGGTTTTGGAGGATGCTAAGGAGTACTGTGTGTAGAGATGgttaaatttttagggtttttttttttttatttagaaaaatattaaaataatattttttaattatttacaagttattttttatatgagcatatctttttaaaatgttgaaaaaatattaaaaaattagtttaaattgaaataaaacaatttattaaaatttgaggAAGATAAGTAGATTACAATTGTCTAAGGTGACCCTTGAAAATTGATAACTccggattttatttttatttttattttcacgtAGCTGTATCTTAGCTTTTGAGTGTTGGATGTAAATAGAGGTTATTGTATTTTCAATGATGAGGCAGCAAGCTAGAGTTCTTCGCGTTTCTCATTAGCTTGACAAAGGATTCGAGCAATCAAAGCAAAAgccaaaaagggaaaaaatatgtTGTTGAGTTGAAAGACGACACTGCATTCATTAACCCAGAATATATAGTGCTTGTTTATCAATAGATATGGATTATTGTGAGATGTTATAGCAAAATTATTGTTTTGCtttaaagtggaaaaaaaataaaagtctcgGTGTTGGGAGTAATTCCATCTCTTTCAATCATTAAAAGATTATTGaagggtatttttgtatttttaaaaaatttaaatagtaaaataatttatttacctttaaaatcaacaaaaattataattgttgatgaaggttatttttttttttttttctgtttctgtttcttaGAATACAGTTGGAAGACATATCTGCTTTtagaaaaagacaaaataaaacatttgtttagtcaacatgttttttaaaaaaaacatttcttgaCTCATGGTGAAAATATTGGTATTTTTACGTtggtcaatttattttttattcaatagaGTTACCGACTTGTGCTCATTCCGCACGTGTAATGCCTCTCGATAgccaaaattacttttttattatgttattggacgtattatagtgtttttttttctggtgtGGTGTGTGATGGCCAATAATAAATGATTTGTCgttaatagttgttttttttattttcttcttttctcttttgtccaaaaaaatacatgtttctcctatttgtttttactgttttaattccaatttttattcatttaattttttatttttattcttgacacTCTTATAAAACATTTGTTTgctttcaatttagttctttaattataatttattatatgttatttttttcaatttgatcataattcttttaatcttttaattttttttggcatttttattaaagttttattaggtttcaatttcatctttcaatcaaagttatgttttttttttcaatttggtcctcattcttttcatttatttttcattttgttaatgttatttttcttttcaatttaaccctcaaattgatatttttttttgttgtcgtttaatttatttattattttcattttcatccttatttttttatttataatttttagttttaaattcttttgtgtaattaatttttttcccggTCTCATCTTttggtgtttgatttgttgGAATTGGACTTCGTGATTTTTTCATTTGTGGTGCTTCTAATCTAATGACCCGGGTCacaaatttgaaaagttaatgcgGTTTGatatcttttctctctctcgttTTATAGctctatattatttatttttttaaaaaaaatagtttcgtggttattttaaatttataatctatCATTTTATCCTGATCTTATGACCTAGATCACATGTtttgtag
The sequence above is drawn from the Populus alba chromosome 15, ASM523922v2, whole genome shotgun sequence genome and encodes:
- the LOC118057531 gene encoding TPD1 protein homolog 1, whose product is MTTVVSKTIGVVLVMIFLLAILLSTFSFSSGLAKDEGGFMGSSSHVFLHEGGNYTVPALHRKLLVRSMAMEEPNRIGEKCTSADIVVSQGPTAPLSSGIPTYTVQIMNMCATGCDISGIHLNCGWFSSVRLIDPKIFKRLRYNDCLVNDGKPLVTGGTLTFEYANTFSYPLGVSSIVCH